In Desulfosudis oleivorans Hxd3, the DNA window TACGATCCGCAAACGAAGGAATCGTCATGACAAACATGATCCACAAGGCAAGTGTTTGCGCGCGGTGCTGCAACCACGCCCCTTTCTTGATAAAAAAAGCAGGGATGGTGCAGGCAAGCAACAATGCCAGTCCGCAGTAAAATGAATGATCGGCAATACAATTGTAGGTATAGGCAAAGTTCCACAAATCATAAGCGATTATCCAGGGCCAGATCATGTCGGGCCAGATCATGTCTTTGGTTCTGTCTTTGGAGATAAAAATACCAAACCACCCCGAGATGGCGATGATGTTAAGCAGGCCAGCTATACCATTCATGATATTCCATGGACCGGATATCAGCCAGAGATTGTCAATATACGCTCCTTCCCATGCGCCATATGCATAGCATTGAAAATCACGAAGACATGCTTCAAAAATATTGAGTGCCAGAATAAGGGGTGGAAAGCATAACGCCCATCTTTTCCGGGCAAGTCCGGGAATAAAGCGGATAGCCATAAATCCAAGGCACCCCGCAAGAGCCGAGTAGGTTTTTACCCAGTTGAACCAGTTGCCCGTGCCATATTCATTGCCCGGGGCCGCGGTCGTCGGCCAGACAAAAATGGTTAGTGCCGCAGGAACAATCAGGAAGAGCACAATCCCTCCCCATTTTGTGGTACGGCCAAGTTCATTGAATGCCATCAAAGCAAACAATACAAAAAGCCAGATACCCCACCCGGTAAAACTTGTGACTTCATACAAAATTCCCATGGCTTTTTAACTCCTGTGAAATTGAAAATTTAAAAACTGGAATTCTGCTCGGTTTATAGTGTCGCGTTAGCCTGCGCATCCTTTTGCGTAATATAGCGGGTCCCTGTCCTTTTTGCAAAATCAGAATAAACCGATCGCTGGAGAATATAAGGCAGATTATATGGGGTGTATTTGGAATTCTGTAGCCGCAAGGGACTTAAAATCCCTGAAGCAAGGCTCTGTGCCGGTTCGATTTCGGCCTCGAAATTCCCGGTCAGACAACGGCGTCAATCTCTTCCCCGTGACGAATGATCTCGTCAATAAGGTTGCCGCCATTTGCAAAGGTTTTTGAATTAAACGGAATCGGCTCGATCCGGTTGTTGATGGCCCGTCTCAGCGGAACAATTCTGCGCCTGTCTTCAAACCGGTCTCCGGTAAATTTATCAGAAATAAGGGCAATATCAACATCGCTGTCTTCACCGGCCGCCCCCCTGGCCCATGAGCCGAAAAGCAGAACCCGCTGAACAGGAATGCTGTTTTCCCTGAGCGTGGCGCCATATCTTCTTATATCGCGGATGACGGCATCTTTTGTTGGAGCCATTGTTTTATTTCCTCTATCCGGCGCATATAGTCCGTGGCAAAAGGTTTTATTCGTCTTGTCCATGGCCACGAGAAAGGTGCCTGCAAAACCATTACTGCTGAATCGAACTGTGCTATTTTAGTACGGTTTTCAGAAATTGCAAACAGTAAGCGGCGACGGTCAAACATTTCAGTTGACACCATCGGACAACGGCATTATATTTTTATCCAGCTGTTTGACAATCTTGCTTGTGAATCCATTTTTTAAATGGACATAATCAGGCCCTGCGAGATCTGAAAAAGTTGGTCTCCTGAGTAATTAGCATTCACTCATGGAGACCATTTTTTATTTTAAAACCTCCATGAGTGATACCCATCATTCATGGAGGTTTTTTTGTTTTGAAAGGAGGAATCACAATGTCACAGACCCAAAACGCAACAGAAGTTATCGATGTTCCCTCATCTTCGGAACGGTCCACGCTCATTCCGGTGCTGCTGTTCATTCTGGCGATGCTTTATGTGCTGTCGCCGATAGACCCCATACCGGATGTGCCGGTGGTCGGCCAGATCGACGATGTTCTGGTCGCGGCCATTGCCACGCTCAACCTGCTGCAGAGCTGGCTGGAAGACACCAGCGCCTTTCTGTTTGTCCTGCTGGGCCTGAT includes these proteins:
- a CDS encoding DUF1232 domain-containing protein; translated protein: MSQTQNATEVIDVPSSSERSTLIPVLLFILAMLYVLSPIDPIPDVPVVGQIDDVLVAAIATLNLLQSWLEDTSAFLFVLLGLIKWALVFIGIIAFSVLGMAVWGFVTMVTG
- a CDS encoding nucleotidyltransferase domain-containing protein; the protein is MAPTKDAVIRDIRRYGATLRENSIPVQRVLLFGSWARGAAGEDSDVDIALISDKFTGDRFEDRRRIVPLRRAINNRIEPIPFNSKTFANGGNLIDEIIRHGEEIDAVV
- a CDS encoding DUF5692 family protein, which gives rise to MGILYEVTSFTGWGIWLFVLFALMAFNELGRTTKWGGIVLFLIVPAALTIFVWPTTAAPGNEYGTGNWFNWVKTYSALAGCLGFMAIRFIPGLARKRWALCFPPLILALNIFEACLRDFQCYAYGAWEGAYIDNLWLISGPWNIMNGIAGLLNIIAISGWFGIFISKDRTKDMIWPDMIWPWIIAYDLWNFAYTYNCIADHSFYCGLALLLACTIPAFFIKKGAWLQHRAQTLALWIMFVMTIPSFADRIAPVHTTHDPKAFFAVSLLALIANVALCIYQFNKIRIHRLNPLKDEIYTESNAYKRIIEENR